The Streptomyces sp. P9-A4 genome contains a region encoding:
- a CDS encoding ABC transporter substrate-binding protein: protein MSLRRRGTAAVLALAAALSLAACGGGDGGSDASEKEDTTKKKDVATGGKDFGDAAAKTAAMGTDAKPGQFPRTLTHALGTTELKAAPKRVVVLDVGELDNVVSLGIQPVGYAPSEGDDGIPGYLKKDAGSPKSVGTINNLNLEAIANLQPDLILGSQLRAADKYDELSKIAPTVFSIRPGFTWKENYLLNAAALDKTAEAKTKLAAYETKAKQLGTDIGPNKPTVSMVRYLPGKIRLYAKASFIGTILEDTGLPRPKNQQIDELAAEISPEKIDEADADWIFTGVYGDAKATKKDTAQANPLWKNLKAVKAGQAKDVPDETWYLGLGVTAANSVLDDLRADLVK, encoded by the coding sequence ATGTCCCTCCGCCGCCGCGGCACCGCCGCCGTCCTCGCCCTCGCCGCCGCGCTCTCGCTCGCGGCCTGCGGAGGAGGAGACGGAGGATCCGACGCCTCCGAGAAGGAGGACACGACCAAGAAGAAGGACGTCGCCACCGGCGGCAAGGACTTCGGCGACGCCGCCGCCAAGACCGCGGCCATGGGCACCGACGCGAAGCCGGGCCAGTTCCCGCGCACCCTCACCCACGCCCTCGGCACGACCGAGCTGAAGGCCGCCCCCAAGCGGGTCGTCGTCCTCGACGTCGGCGAGCTCGACAACGTCGTCTCCCTGGGCATCCAGCCCGTCGGCTACGCCCCCTCCGAGGGCGACGACGGCATCCCCGGCTACCTCAAGAAGGACGCCGGCAGCCCCAAGTCGGTCGGCACCATCAACAACCTGAACCTGGAGGCCATCGCCAACCTCCAGCCCGACCTGATCCTCGGCAGCCAGCTCCGCGCCGCCGACAAGTACGACGAGCTGTCGAAGATCGCGCCGACCGTGTTCTCCATCCGCCCGGGCTTCACCTGGAAGGAGAACTACCTCCTCAACGCCGCCGCGCTCGACAAGACCGCCGAGGCGAAGACGAAGCTCGCCGCGTACGAGACCAAGGCGAAGCAGCTCGGCACGGACATCGGACCGAACAAGCCCACCGTCTCCATGGTCCGCTACCTCCCCGGCAAGATCCGCCTCTACGCCAAGGCCTCCTTCATCGGTACGATCCTGGAGGACACCGGCCTGCCGCGGCCCAAGAACCAGCAGATCGACGAGCTGGCCGCCGAGATCAGCCCCGAGAAGATCGACGAGGCCGACGCCGACTGGATCTTCACCGGCGTGTACGGCGACGCCAAGGCCACCAAGAAGGACACCGCCCAGGCCAACCCGCTCTGGAAGAACCTCAAGGCCGTCAAGGCCGGCCAGGCCAAGGACGTCCCGGACGAGACCTGGTACCTGGGCCTCGGCGTGACGGCCGCGAACAGCGTCCTCGACGACCTGCGCGCGGACCTGGTCAAGTAG
- a CDS encoding 3-oxoacyl-ACP reductase yields MSLPLEGLSAIVTGAGRGLGRAEALELARLGAAVVVNDYGQPGRDGSGAASAAPAEEVAEEIRAAGGRAVAHLGDVSDFETARALVDLAVSEFGKLDVLVNNAGILRDRMVFSMTEDEWDSVVRVHLKGHFNTTHFASVHWRTRSKAGEAGVYGRIVNTSSEAFLAGSAGQPNYAAAKGGIVGLTTSSALALARYGVTANAICPRARTRMTEDVFAGFGEPAEGDLDPLSPEHVAPLVGYLASPAAAGVNGQLLVVHGGMVAVVDRPKVSAKFDTAKEAFTYEELDGLLTPHYASRPAGETFAASEVLGLKKG; encoded by the coding sequence ATGTCACTCCCTCTTGAGGGACTGAGCGCGATCGTCACCGGCGCCGGCCGGGGACTCGGCCGCGCCGAGGCCCTGGAACTCGCCCGGCTCGGCGCCGCCGTCGTCGTCAACGACTACGGCCAGCCCGGCCGCGACGGCTCGGGCGCCGCGTCCGCCGCGCCCGCCGAGGAGGTCGCGGAGGAGATCCGCGCGGCCGGCGGCCGGGCGGTCGCCCACCTCGGCGACGTCTCCGACTTCGAGACCGCGCGGGCCCTGGTCGACCTGGCCGTCAGCGAGTTCGGCAAGCTGGACGTCCTCGTCAACAACGCGGGCATCCTGCGCGACCGGATGGTCTTCTCGATGACCGAGGACGAGTGGGACTCGGTCGTACGGGTCCACCTCAAGGGCCACTTCAACACCACCCACTTCGCGTCGGTGCACTGGAGGACCCGGTCGAAGGCGGGGGAGGCCGGAGTCTACGGCCGGATCGTCAACACCTCCTCCGAGGCCTTCCTCGCGGGCTCGGCAGGACAGCCCAACTACGCGGCGGCCAAGGGCGGCATCGTGGGCCTGACCACGTCGTCGGCGCTGGCGCTCGCCCGGTACGGGGTGACGGCCAACGCCATCTGCCCCCGGGCCAGGACCCGGATGACCGAAGACGTCTTCGCGGGCTTCGGTGAACCGGCGGAGGGCGACCTCGACCCGCTGTCCCCGGAGCACGTGGCCCCGCTCGTCGGCTATCTGGCCTCCCCTGCGGCGGCCGGGGTCAACGGCCAGCTGCTCGTCGTGCACGGCGGGATGGTCGCGGTGGTCGACCGGCCGAAGGTGTCGGCCAAGTTCGACACGGCGAAGGAGGCGTTCACGTACGAGGAACTGGACGGCCTCCTGACCCCGCACTACGCCTCCCGCCCGGCGGGCGAGACCTTCGCGGCGTCGGAGGTGCTGGGGCTGAAGAAGGGCTGA
- a CDS encoding Zn-dependent alcohol dehydrogenase has translation MRAAVLHEIGQDKLEVLDDVEAVGFGPGKVKIRIRATGLCHSDVSAMNGVLPQPAPFIPGHEGAGEILDVGDGVTGLSQGQRVLLCWLPACGSCAACKRGQTQLCLAGFMNAGTPNFKRPGGDVFGFAGTGTFTEEVVVDAGCAVPIPDDVPFDIAALIGCGVTTGLGAAINTAKVEAGSSVAVIGCGGVGISAIQGAKLQGAAQIVAVDPVESRREAALRFGATEAVAPDALADAKQRITGGEGFDYVFEVVGKSATARTAYETTRRGGTLCVVGAGALDDFLQLNMFELFFDEKRILPSMYGGGDVIRSYERAIALWRAGRIDLESLITHRVPLAGINEALEQMRTGAALRTCIEI, from the coding sequence ATGCGCGCAGCCGTACTGCACGAGATCGGCCAGGACAAACTCGAAGTCCTCGACGACGTCGAGGCGGTGGGCTTCGGCCCCGGCAAGGTGAAGATCCGGATCCGGGCCACCGGCCTCTGCCACTCCGACGTCTCCGCGATGAACGGCGTCCTCCCGCAGCCCGCCCCCTTCATCCCCGGCCACGAGGGCGCCGGCGAGATCCTCGACGTCGGCGACGGCGTCACCGGACTCAGCCAGGGCCAGCGGGTGCTGCTCTGCTGGCTGCCCGCCTGCGGCAGCTGCGCCGCCTGCAAGCGCGGCCAGACACAGCTGTGCCTCGCCGGGTTCATGAACGCCGGCACCCCCAACTTCAAGCGCCCCGGCGGAGACGTCTTCGGCTTCGCCGGCACCGGCACCTTCACCGAGGAGGTCGTCGTCGACGCGGGCTGCGCCGTCCCGATCCCCGACGACGTGCCCTTCGACATCGCCGCCCTCATCGGCTGCGGCGTCACCACCGGCCTCGGCGCGGCCATCAACACCGCCAAGGTGGAGGCCGGTTCGTCGGTCGCCGTCATCGGCTGCGGCGGCGTCGGCATCTCCGCGATCCAGGGCGCCAAGCTCCAGGGCGCCGCCCAGATCGTCGCCGTCGACCCCGTCGAGTCCCGCCGCGAGGCCGCGCTGCGCTTCGGCGCCACCGAGGCGGTCGCCCCCGACGCGCTCGCCGACGCCAAGCAGCGGATCACCGGCGGCGAGGGCTTCGACTACGTCTTCGAGGTCGTCGGCAAGTCCGCCACCGCGCGGACCGCGTACGAGACGACCCGGCGCGGCGGCACCCTCTGCGTCGTCGGCGCGGGCGCCCTCGACGACTTCCTCCAGCTCAACATGTTCGAGCTCTTCTTCGACGAGAAGCGCATCCTGCCCTCCATGTACGGCGGCGGCGACGTGATCCGCTCGTACGAGCGGGCCATCGCGCTCTGGCGGGCCGGCCGCATCGACCTGGAGTCCCTCATCACCCACCGCGTACCGCTCGCGGGCATCAACGAGGCCCTGGAGCAGATGCGTACGGGCGCCGCCCTGCGCACCTGCATCGAGATCTGA
- a CDS encoding MaoC/PaaZ C-terminal domain-containing protein produces the protein MPIDPAKAVAAEPRSAEISWDHKDVQLYHLGLGAGVPATDPGELRYTLESRLHVLPSFATVAGAGMGVVGGLSAPGIDIDLAAVLHGGQSVTLHRPVPVSGRAVSTSRVAAVYDKGKAAVLVLRSEASDAEGPLWTSDAQIFVRGEGGWGGDRGPSERLDIPAREPDKTVERPVREDQALLYRLSGDWNPLHADPEFAGLAGFDRPILHGLCTYGMTLKAVVDTVLGGDVTRVRSYRTRFAGIFFPGETLRIRMWTDEGRVQVTVTAVERDDAPVLADTVVEHS, from the coding sequence ATGCCCATCGACCCCGCCAAGGCCGTCGCCGCCGAACCCCGCAGCGCCGAGATCTCCTGGGACCACAAGGACGTCCAGCTCTACCACCTGGGACTGGGCGCCGGTGTCCCGGCGACGGACCCCGGCGAGCTGCGCTACACCCTCGAATCCCGCCTCCACGTCCTGCCCAGCTTCGCGACCGTCGCGGGCGCGGGCATGGGCGTCGTCGGCGGCCTCTCCGCCCCCGGCATCGACATCGACCTCGCCGCCGTCCTGCACGGCGGCCAGTCGGTCACGCTCCACCGCCCCGTCCCCGTCTCCGGCCGCGCCGTCTCCACCTCGCGCGTCGCCGCCGTGTACGACAAGGGCAAGGCCGCCGTCCTCGTCCTGCGCTCCGAGGCCTCCGACGCCGAAGGACCGCTCTGGACCAGCGACGCCCAGATCTTCGTCCGGGGCGAGGGCGGCTGGGGCGGCGACCGGGGCCCCTCCGAGCGCCTCGACATCCCCGCCCGCGAGCCCGACAAGACCGTCGAGCGGCCCGTACGGGAGGACCAGGCGCTGCTGTACCGCCTCTCCGGCGACTGGAACCCGCTCCACGCCGACCCCGAGTTCGCCGGACTCGCCGGATTCGACCGGCCGATCCTGCACGGACTCTGCACGTACGGCATGACGCTCAAGGCGGTGGTGGACACGGTGCTCGGCGGCGACGTCACCCGCGTCCGCTCGTACCGCACCCGATTCGCCGGGATCTTCTTCCCCGGCGAGACCCTGCGCATCCGGATGTGGACCGACGAGGGCCGCGTGCAGGTGACGGTCACCGCCGTGGAGCGCGACGACGCACCCGTACTCGCCGACACCGTCGTCGAGCACTCCTGA